The Bryobacteraceae bacterium genome includes a window with the following:
- the atpC gene encoding ATP synthase epsilon chain has protein sequence MAGLLRLEVATPERMLLRENVRQAQVPAANGYLGILPEHAPLLAELGTGVLVYELDNGQKKWMSVIGGYVEAGPDRIRVLANRAESADEIDLARAQAALKRAEERILNPAPGVDIARALNAAARARARLEAASHK, from the coding sequence ATGGCTGGACTGCTGCGGCTGGAAGTGGCGACCCCGGAGCGGATGCTGCTCCGGGAGAACGTCCGCCAGGCCCAGGTGCCGGCGGCCAACGGCTATCTCGGCATCCTCCCCGAGCACGCTCCGCTGCTGGCCGAACTCGGCACGGGCGTGCTCGTCTACGAGCTCGATAACGGGCAGAAGAAGTGGATGTCGGTCATCGGCGGCTACGTCGAAGCAGGGCCGGACCGCATCCGCGTCCTCGCCAACCGCGCCGAAAGCGCCGATGAAATCGACCTGGCGCGCGCCCAGGCGGCGCTGAAGCGCGCCGAAGAGCGCATCCTGAATCCGGCGCCCGGCGTCGACATCGCCCGCGCTCTCAACGCCGCCGCCCGCGCCCGCGCCCGCCTCGAGGCCGCCTCGCACAAATAG
- a CDS encoding phenylacetic acid degradation protein: protein MTLIGTDMSLQPERPAVEPLPKRCFACGRDNEIGLKLAFSHRPDGEALAEWTPAPSHEGWPGVVHGGLLSTVLDEAMAHAVLAAGLKAMTAELRVRFREPAPSGLALAVKGWVVQRSRRLVEAEASVTGPDGAEFAHGWGRFLCVDALPGAAGTGAGSA, encoded by the coding sequence GTGACACTCATCGGCACGGACATGAGCCTGCAACCGGAACGGCCCGCGGTAGAGCCGCTGCCGAAGCGCTGCTTCGCCTGCGGCAGGGACAATGAGATCGGGCTGAAGCTGGCGTTCAGCCACCGCCCCGACGGCGAGGCGCTGGCGGAATGGACGCCCGCCCCGTCCCATGAGGGCTGGCCCGGCGTGGTGCATGGCGGGCTGCTCAGCACGGTGCTCGATGAAGCGATGGCGCACGCCGTGCTGGCGGCGGGACTGAAGGCGATGACGGCCGAGTTGCGCGTGCGCTTCCGCGAGCCCGCGCCCTCAGGGCTTGCCCTGGCCGTGAAGGGCTGGGTGGTGCAGCGCTCGAGAAGGCTGGTGGAGGCCGAGGCCAGCGTCACGGGGCCGGACGGCGCCGAGTTCGCCCACGGCTGGGGGCGTTTCCTCTGCGTCGATGCCTTGCCCGGCGCCGCCGGTACAGGCGCCGGGAGTGCGTGA
- a CDS encoding NADH dehydrogenase, with the protein MAKKILIVGGVAGGATCAARLRRLDEQAAIIVLERGPYVSFANCGLPYYVGDVIREEGKLLQASPELFRQRFRIEVRTQHEAVRIDREKRELVIRDLVGGEEYREPYDALVLSPGASPVTPPLEGIGLPGIFTVRTVPDSEQIRDWISRHQAKRAVVIGGGFIGLEMVENLARRGLEVTLIEAADQVLPPLDPEMAEYVRQRLSAHIANVRLGDPVAGFEKDSHGGLLVKTQSGLRFGADLVILSIGVRPETKLAREAGLETGARGGIRVDEQMRTSDPHIWAVGDAVEVKNAITGEWHLCPLAGPAQRQARVAAASICGREARFRGVQGTAIVGLFGLTAAITGESEKSLRRAGVTDYEAVYLHPNHHAAYYPGAKPIHMKLLYRRSDGLVLGAQAVGEEDVARRIDVIAMAIQKGATVFDLEEAELCYAPQYGSAKDPVNMAGMIAANSMRGDIEIAPWGTLGAGGAMILDVREPGEHHAGAIPGAVNIPLGQLRARLEELPRDREIQVTCAVGQRAYYACRVLRQHGFQAKLLSGGYRTYKVMEPQCAPHGAPR; encoded by the coding sequence ATGGCCAAGAAGATTCTGATCGTGGGCGGTGTGGCCGGCGGCGCCACCTGCGCCGCGCGGCTGCGGCGGCTGGACGAGCAGGCCGCGATCATCGTGCTCGAGCGCGGACCGTACGTGTCGTTTGCCAACTGCGGCCTGCCGTACTACGTCGGAGACGTGATCCGCGAGGAAGGGAAGCTCCTGCAGGCCTCGCCGGAGCTGTTCCGCCAGCGTTTCCGCATCGAGGTGCGCACGCAGCACGAGGCCGTCCGCATTGACCGGGAGAAGCGCGAACTCGTCATCCGCGATCTGGTCGGCGGCGAAGAATACCGCGAGCCCTACGACGCGTTGGTGCTTTCTCCCGGAGCGTCTCCGGTCACGCCGCCGCTGGAAGGCATCGGCCTGCCCGGCATCTTCACCGTCCGCACCGTGCCCGACAGCGAACAGATCCGGGATTGGATCAGCCGGCATCAGGCGAAGCGCGCCGTGGTCATCGGCGGCGGATTCATCGGCCTGGAGATGGTCGAGAATCTCGCCCGCCGCGGGCTGGAGGTGACGCTCATCGAAGCCGCGGACCAGGTCTTGCCGCCGCTCGACCCCGAAATGGCCGAGTACGTCCGGCAGCGCCTGAGCGCGCACATCGCCAACGTGCGGCTGGGCGATCCTGTGGCCGGGTTCGAAAAGGACTCGCACGGCGGGCTGCTGGTGAAGACGCAGAGCGGGCTGCGTTTCGGGGCGGACCTTGTGATCCTCTCGATCGGCGTGCGCCCGGAAACGAAACTGGCGCGCGAGGCGGGGCTCGAGACCGGCGCCCGCGGCGGCATCCGCGTGGACGAGCAGATGCGGACGTCCGATCCGCACATCTGGGCCGTGGGCGACGCCGTCGAGGTGAAGAACGCGATCACCGGCGAGTGGCATCTGTGCCCGCTGGCCGGTCCGGCGCAGCGGCAGGCGCGCGTGGCCGCGGCGTCGATCTGCGGCCGCGAGGCCCGCTTCCGCGGCGTGCAGGGCACGGCCATCGTGGGCCTGTTCGGACTGACGGCGGCGATCACCGGCGAGAGCGAAAAGTCGCTGCGGCGCGCCGGCGTGACGGACTACGAGGCCGTGTATCTGCACCCCAACCATCATGCGGCCTACTATCCCGGCGCCAAGCCGATCCACATGAAGCTTCTGTACCGCCGCTCCGACGGGCTCGTGCTGGGAGCGCAGGCCGTGGGCGAAGAGGACGTGGCCCGCCGGATCGACGTCATCGCCATGGCCATCCAGAAGGGCGCCACGGTGTTCGACCTCGAAGAGGCCGAGCTCTGCTACGCGCCGCAGTACGGCTCGGCGAAAGATCCGGTCAACATGGCGGGCATGATCGCCGCCAACTCGATGCGCGGCGACATCGAGATCGCCCCGTGGGGGACGCTGGGCGCCGGCGGCGCGATGATTCTCGACGTGCGCGAACCGGGCGAGCACCACGCGGGCGCAATTCCAGGGGCGGTGAACATTCCGCTCGGCCAGCTGCGCGCGCGGCTGGAGGAGCTGCCCCGGGACCGCGAGATCCAGGTCACCTGCGCCGTCGGCCAGCGCGCGTATTACGCCTGCCGCGTGCTCCGGCAGCACGGCTTCCAGGCAAAGCTGCTCTCCGGCGGCTACCGCACGTACAAGGTGATGGAGCCGCAGTGCGCTCCGCACGGCGCGCCGCGGTGA
- a CDS encoding L-rhamnose isomerase codes for MPLNSAQTDAAIRALDSFAIELPSWGFANTGTRFGKFIQLSAATTTAEKIADAAAVHRFTGCCPSVAVHVLWDFPGGVKDVPAVMETARKEGVRIGAINPNVFQDQCYKHGSFGNPDPEVRRTALQHVLDSIEIQKATGSRDLSLWFADGISYPGSGSIRARRQWFVDGLKTVHAALSGDQRMLVEYKPFEPAFYATDIADWGMAYIYAKHAGPRAKVLVDTGHHYQAQNIEQIVAWLLAEDMLGGFHFNDRRYADDDLTLGCIDPYQVFRIFHEICYFEWETGRRADIAYMVDQSHNLKNKIEETIQTANNAQELYVKAAIVDHARLRDEQMKCNLVDAEECLREAFFADVRPVIAEWRKSKGLPADPLDAFRQSGYTQKAEQERAERNRGAVASYA; via the coding sequence ATGCCCCTGAATTCCGCCCAGACCGACGCCGCCATCCGCGCCCTCGATTCCTTCGCCATTGAACTGCCCTCGTGGGGCTTCGCCAACACGGGCACGCGCTTCGGCAAATTCATCCAGCTGAGCGCGGCCACGACGACAGCTGAGAAGATCGCCGACGCCGCGGCCGTCCACCGTTTCACCGGCTGCTGCCCGTCGGTGGCCGTGCATGTGTTGTGGGATTTCCCCGGCGGCGTGAAGGACGTGCCCGCGGTGATGGAAACCGCCCGCAAAGAGGGCGTCCGCATCGGCGCCATCAATCCGAACGTGTTCCAGGACCAGTGCTACAAGCACGGCTCGTTCGGCAACCCGGATCCGGAGGTGCGCAGGACGGCATTGCAGCATGTTCTGGACTCGATCGAGATCCAGAAGGCCACGGGATCGCGCGATCTGTCGCTGTGGTTCGCCGACGGGATCTCGTATCCGGGCTCGGGTTCGATCCGCGCGCGGCGGCAGTGGTTTGTCGACGGGCTGAAGACGGTCCATGCGGCTCTCAGCGGGGACCAGCGGATGCTGGTCGAGTACAAGCCGTTCGAGCCGGCCTTCTATGCCACCGACATCGCCGACTGGGGCATGGCGTACATTTACGCAAAGCACGCCGGGCCGAGGGCGAAAGTGCTGGTGGACACCGGCCACCACTACCAGGCGCAGAATATCGAGCAGATCGTCGCCTGGCTGCTCGCCGAGGACATGCTGGGCGGGTTCCACTTCAACGACCGCCGCTACGCCGACGACGATCTGACGCTCGGCTGCATTGATCCTTATCAGGTGTTCCGCATCTTCCACGAGATCTGCTACTTCGAGTGGGAGACCGGCCGGCGCGCCGACATCGCTTACATGGTGGATCAGTCGCACAACCTGAAAAACAAGATTGAAGAGACCATCCAGACGGCGAACAACGCGCAGGAGCTGTACGTCAAGGCGGCCATCGTCGACCACGCCCGGCTGCGCGACGAACAGATGAAGTGCAACCTGGTCGACGCCGAGGAATGCCTCCGCGAGGCGTTCTTCGCCGACGTGCGCCCGGTGATCGCCGAGTGGAGGAAATCGAAGGGTTTGCCCGCGGATCCGCTGGATGCGTTCCGGCAGAGCGGTTACACGCAGAAAGCCGAGCAGGAACGGGCCGAACGCAACCGCGGCGCCGTGGCCAGCTACGCCTGA